One Paraburkholderia flagellata genomic window carries:
- a CDS encoding xanthine dehydrogenase family protein molybdopterin-binding subunit: protein MLARRTFLVGGASLAGMSVLAIGWSVSQAREEICTGRTIGTPGTNVKLNGWLMIDRANNVTIVMSKAEMGQGIHTGAAMLLADELGADWSQIRLADAPMESLYRNRVSLARALPRRPEDHSWQAEGEEDLARLLTLLGGTMVTGGSTSIADLWEPMREAGASARAMLCSAAAKAWGAPVAECEARAGHIVWGSRNSATFGELIDKAKLEHPPTHVTLRDRSKFTIIGKRRNRIEAPSKIDGSAQFGIDALPEGLLYASVKMCPTLGGIATGHDSSNVKNTEGIHDIFTVDPYHGGTGGVAVIADNPYIAMRTLCQLSYTWDHGPSKNLSDADISVALVKAIEGGAQPQYFYSTGDVETKLKQSEPLKMQYEAPYLAHAALEPINCTAQVNECEASIWVSTQIPMAARKAVAKFLGLKEDNVQVHQCLIGGGFGRRLEVDYIVQAVAIARHANGRPVQTIWPRAQDTTHDFYRPACVSQFSGALDKDGKLIAWKNQSASQSISAQALPRAFGIPALVAEMFTDTTNAEGAFDQPYECPNIAVTHNTVTLPIPVGNWRSVGHSLHAFFVESFIDEMAVAAHKDPFQFRLDMLTKPEHKRHAYVLRTLMDFSRWQSRPKGDGTTARGVAMHEAFGSVVAQVAEVERLGDTFRVTRVHCVIDCGVAINPNLVEQQMESGIIFGLSAALHQRISIVNGQVQQKYFSEFPLVNMSTCPEICTKVLQCGTEPQGVGEAGTPPIAPAVANALFALTGNRVRHLPLLDPPVPSGGDIWCQSVLTEKPLSCILPQKLRCSGHSDANSNQN, encoded by the coding sequence ATGTTGGCGCGGAGAACCTTTCTTGTCGGCGGTGCGAGTTTGGCGGGGATGAGCGTGCTCGCGATCGGATGGTCGGTATCGCAAGCACGTGAGGAAATATGCACCGGGAGAACCATCGGGACGCCCGGTACCAACGTGAAGCTCAACGGCTGGCTAATGATCGATCGCGCCAACAACGTCACGATCGTCATGAGCAAGGCCGAGATGGGGCAGGGCATCCACACCGGCGCTGCGATGCTGCTGGCCGATGAACTCGGAGCGGACTGGTCCCAGATCCGGCTCGCCGATGCTCCCATGGAGTCGCTTTATAGAAACCGCGTAAGCCTCGCGCGAGCGCTTCCTCGTCGCCCCGAGGATCACAGCTGGCAGGCGGAGGGCGAAGAGGATCTCGCGCGGCTTCTAACGCTTTTAGGCGGCACGATGGTAACGGGCGGTTCGACGAGCATCGCCGATCTCTGGGAACCGATGCGCGAGGCTGGTGCTTCCGCTCGCGCGATGCTTTGCAGCGCGGCGGCGAAGGCGTGGGGGGCGCCGGTTGCTGAATGCGAAGCTCGCGCGGGCCATATTGTCTGGGGTTCGAGAAACTCAGCTACATTTGGCGAGCTTATCGATAAGGCGAAGCTCGAGCATCCGCCCACGCACGTCACGCTCAGGGATAGATCGAAATTCACGATTATCGGCAAGCGGCGCAACCGGATAGAGGCGCCTTCGAAGATCGACGGATCGGCGCAGTTCGGGATCGACGCGCTGCCAGAAGGCCTGCTATACGCGAGCGTCAAGATGTGTCCAACACTCGGTGGAATCGCAACCGGACACGATAGTTCGAACGTGAAGAACACCGAGGGTATTCATGACATCTTCACAGTTGATCCCTACCACGGCGGTACCGGCGGAGTCGCAGTCATTGCCGACAACCCGTACATCGCCATGCGCACGCTCTGCCAGTTGTCGTACACGTGGGATCATGGTCCGTCTAAAAACCTCAGCGATGCAGACATCAGCGTAGCCTTGGTCAAGGCGATCGAAGGTGGCGCTCAGCCGCAGTACTTCTATTCGACCGGCGACGTCGAAACGAAATTGAAGCAGTCAGAGCCGCTGAAAATGCAGTATGAGGCGCCGTACCTCGCGCATGCGGCGCTGGAACCCATTAACTGTACTGCGCAGGTGAACGAATGCGAAGCGTCGATTTGGGTATCCACGCAGATTCCGATGGCGGCGCGCAAGGCTGTGGCAAAGTTCCTCGGTCTGAAAGAAGACAACGTGCAGGTGCATCAGTGCCTGATCGGCGGCGGATTTGGCCGTCGACTCGAGGTTGACTATATCGTGCAAGCGGTGGCAATCGCGCGCCATGCCAACGGACGTCCCGTGCAGACAATCTGGCCACGCGCACAAGATACGACGCACGACTTCTATCGCCCCGCATGCGTGTCGCAATTCTCCGGGGCGCTCGATAAAGACGGCAAGCTGATTGCGTGGAAGAACCAGTCGGCCAGCCAGTCGATCAGTGCGCAAGCGCTGCCTCGAGCGTTCGGCATCCCAGCGTTGGTCGCAGAGATGTTCACCGACACCACGAACGCAGAAGGTGCGTTCGATCAGCCGTACGAATGCCCGAACATTGCGGTCACGCACAACACGGTGACGCTGCCGATACCCGTGGGTAACTGGCGCTCGGTTGGGCATTCGCTTCATGCGTTCTTTGTCGAGAGCTTCATCGACGAGATGGCGGTAGCCGCACACAAGGATCCCTTTCAGTTTCGGCTTGACATGCTGACGAAGCCGGAACACAAGCGACACGCCTATGTACTGCGAACACTCATGGATTTTTCCAGGTGGCAGAGCCGGCCGAAGGGTGATGGAACAACTGCCAGAGGCGTGGCAATGCACGAAGCCTTTGGCAGCGTGGTGGCGCAGGTTGCGGAGGTGGAGCGGCTTGGCGACACATTTCGGGTTACGCGAGTCCACTGCGTGATCGATTGCGGCGTCGCGATCAATCCGAATCTCGTCGAGCAACAAATGGAGAGCGGCATTATTTTCGGGCTTTCCGCCGCCTTGCATCAACGGATCAGCATCGTGAATGGCCAGGTTCAGCAGAAGTATTTTTCTGAATTTCCACTCGTCAATATGTCGACCTGTCCTGAGATTTGCACCAAAGTGCTTCAGTGTGGTACGGAACCACAAGGCGTTGGCGAAGCGGGTACGCCGCCCATTGCGCCTGCCGTAGCGAATGCGCTATTCGCACTCACAGGGAACCGGGTTCGGCACCTTCCACTTCTTGATCCGCCAGTGCCTTCCGGAGGTGATATATGGTGTCAGTCCGTATTAACGGAAAAACCGTTGTCATGCATTCTGCCCCAGAAACTCCGCTGCTCTGGGCACTCCGATGCGAACTCGAACCAAAACTGA